From Tissierellales bacterium, the proteins below share one genomic window:
- a CDS encoding ABC transporter substrate-binding protein gives MKRSLVLILAIILIATMVTGCTSKSTSQGEEELEKIIISEMRGESWLPVYVAEMLGYFKDEGLETEFVVYKDGPIAFQGMHAGDSQFCMLSTEPVLRAFEEGLESKIIIPTVKSKQYMFASNVDITNIEELKGKAIFGGMPGSAPYSFVISALEEAGLTKNDVEWINMEYGAALAALEEGSIAAAYFDGIYINELEKIDANILINTCDPEQHKAIYGSEYYESQMVTVTKEFAEENPETVQKFVNAVMKGIKWQSEHSDEEVAKLVAPMFEGKDMVEVIGILRGSLTKDGNYSKEGYEAIENFCLEQEILKKPIGYENVIDMTYVNNAKQELNK, from the coding sequence ATGAAAAGATCTTTAGTATTGATTTTAGCAATTATCTTAATAGCAACTATGGTAACAGGTTGTACATCAAAATCAACATCTCAAGGTGAGGAAGAACTTGAAAAAATTATAATTTCAGAAATGCGTGGTGAATCTTGGCTTCCTGTTTATGTAGCTGAAATGCTTGGATACTTTAAGGATGAAGGATTAGAGACAGAATTTGTTGTTTATAAGGATGGGCCTATCGCTTTTCAGGGAATGCATGCAGGAGACTCCCAATTTTGTATGCTATCAACTGAACCGGTTTTACGTGCTTTTGAAGAAGGGTTAGAATCTAAGATAATTATTCCAACTGTTAAAAGTAAACAATATATGTTTGCTTCTAATGTGGATATTACAAATATTGAAGAATTAAAAGGTAAGGCTATTTTTGGGGGTATGCCTGGCTCGGCTCCATATTCCTTTGTTATTTCTGCCCTTGAAGAAGCAGGATTAACAAAAAACGATGTGGAATGGATTAACATGGAGTATGGCGCTGCTTTAGCTGCTCTTGAAGAGGGTAGTATTGCAGCTGCATATTTTGATGGTATTTATATAAATGAATTAGAAAAGATAGATGCAAATATTTTAATTAATACTTGTGATCCAGAGCAACATAAAGCTATCTATGGTTCTGAATATTATGAATCTCAAATGGTTACTGTTACTAAAGAATTTGCTGAGGAAAATCCCGAGACCGTTCAGAAATTTGTTAATGCTGTTATGAAAGGTATTAAGTGGCAATCAGAGCATAGTGATGAAGAAGTTGCAAAACTTGTGGCACCTATGTTTGAAGGTAAAGATATGGTTGAAGTTATTGGGATTTTAAGGGGCTCACTTACAAAGGATGGAAACTATTCTAAAGAAGGATATGAGGCAATTGAAAATTTCTGCTTGGAACAAGAAATTTTAAAGAAACCTATTGGATATGAAAATGTAATTGATATGACCTATGTAAATAATGCAAAACAGGAATTGAACAAATAA